A region of the Armatimonadota bacterium genome:
AGTCGGAGCCGCTGAACGTGCACAAGGTCGGCGACGGCGTTTACGCGGTCGCCGGTTCGGCGGTGGAGAGACTGGTGGCGCGCACCGACCTCGAGAGCGAGGAAGCGGTGGGCAGCATCCAGGGCGCGCTGGAGCGCATGGGGGTGGTGCCGCGGCTGCGCGAATTGGGGGCGAAGGACGGCGATAAGGTGCTGATCGGCGAGCGGCAATTCGATTTCATGGACTGACGGGAGCGGCCGGGCTTAGCCACGCACAGAGAACACAGAGAACCTGACCCTTTTCCTCCTCCCTCTCTGTGCTCTCCGTGTTCGTCGCGGCTGCAGAGAATGGAAACGGGATGACCGACGCACGACCAGAGGTGATCAGGAAGGCGCAGGCGGCGCGCGCGGCGGCGGCGGAGATGGCTGCGTGCTCCACCGCGGTCAAGGACCGGGTGCTGCACGCGATGGCCGACGCGCTGATCGAGCGCCGGCAGTACATCCTCGACGCCAACAGCGCCGACGTGCGCGCCGCGCGCGAGGCGGGGCTGGCGCAGCCGCTGGTGGACCGGCTGCTGCTGAGCGAGAAGCGCATCGCCGCGATGGCGGAGGGCTTGCGCGAGGTCGCCGCCCTGCCCGACCCGGTGGGCGAAGTGATCGCGGGCGGGCGCCGTCCCAACGGCCTGCTCATCCTCAAGGTGCGCGTACCGCTGGGGGTGGTGGGCATGATCTATGAGTCACGCCCCAACGTCACGGTGGACGCCGCCGGGCTGTGCGTCAAGGCCGGCAACGTCGTCATCCTGCGGGGCGGCTCGGAGGCGCTGCAGTCGAACGCCGCCCTGGTGCGCGTCATCGGTGAAGCGGCACATGGGGCGGGAGCGCCGGCGCACGCCATGCAGTTGATCGAGACCCCCGATCGCGCCGCCGCGCAGGAGCTGATGCGCCTCAACCAGTACGTGGATGTCCTCATCCCGCGCGGGGGGGCGGGGCTGATCCGGGCGGTGGTGGACCACGCCACCGTGCCGGCGATCGAAACCGGGGTCGGCAACTGCCACGTGTACGTGGACGAGTCGGCGGACTTGGAGATGGCACAGGCGATCGTCGTCAACGCCAAGTGCCAGCGGCCGGGGGTATGCAATGCGGCGGAGACGCTGCTGGTGCACCGCGCGGTGGCCGAGGACTTCCTGCGGCGCGTGGGGCCGCGCCTGGTCGAGCACGGGGTGGAGCTGCGGGGGTGCCCGGTGACCCGGGGGATCCTGCCCGACGCGGCGGCGGCGACGGAGACCGACTGGGCGACCGAGTATCTCGATCTCATCCTGGCGGTGCGCGTGGTCGAGAGCCTGGAGCAGGCGCTCGACCATATCGCCGCCCATGGCACCAAGCACTCGGAGGCCATCATCACCCGCGACTACGCGCGCGCCGAGCGCTTCTGCGCGGCGGTGGATGCGGCGGCGGTGTACGTCAACGCCTCCACTCGCTTCACTGACGGCGGGGAGTTCGGGCTGGGCGCGGAGATTGGCATCAGCACGCAGAAGCTGCACGCGCGCGGGCCGATGGGGCTGCGCGAGCTCACGACCTACAAGTACGTCATTCACGGGGCCGGCCAGATCCGCTCATGAGGGTGCGCAGGTGACGCGTCTGGGTGTGATGGGGGGGACCTTCGATCCCATTCACTACGGGCACCTGGTGGCCGCCGAGGAGGCGCGGGCGCAGTTGGGACTGGAGGGGGTGACGTTCGTTCCCTGCCGCCAGCCGCCGCACAAGAAGGACTACCGCGTCACCGACGCGGAACATCGCTACGCCATGACCCTGGCCGCCACCTGCGATCACCCGCGCTTCACCGCCTCGCGGATCGAACTGGAACGACCGGGGCCGTCCTACACCATTGACACCCTGCGCCGATTGCAGCGGGAGCATCCGACCGCGGAGCTGTTCTTCATCACCGGCGCCGACGCGGTGCGCGAGCTGCTCACCTGGCGCGAGCCGCAGGAGCTGGCGGCGCTCTGCCGCCTGGTCGCAGTCACGCGCCCGGGTTACGACCTCGGGGGCCTGGAGCGCGCGCTGGGGGAGCTCGCGCGCCAGGTGCGAGCGCTGGAGGCGCCGGGGGTCAACGTATCGTCCACCGACATCCGCGCGCGGGTTGCGCGCGGATGGTCCCTGCGCTACCTGACGCCGCCGGCGGTTGAGACCTACATCGCCAAGCACGGCCTCTATCGCGGCGACGACGCCGAGCCCAACCGGAAAGGAGGTGAATAGGGATGGCGGTGACGCTATATGTCGGGAACCTGCCGTGGAGCCTGACCGAGGACGAGCTCGCCGAGGCCTTCGCCGCGGTGGGCCGGGTGCAGGCGGCGCGCATCATCACCGACCGCGAGAGCGGCCGCTCGCGCGGCTTCGGCTTCGTGGACCTCGATGATGAGAACGCGGCGCGGGCGATCCAGGCCATGGACGGCTTCGAGCTCAAGGGCCGCCGGCTCATCGTCAATGAGGCGCATCCGCGCCCGGAGCGCCTCTGATCGCGGGGCGGCGCTCCCGGGAGGCGCCGCGGATCGGCAGTCAGGGTTTGGTCGCCAGGAGAGCGGCAACCGCCATGACGCGACTGGCGCGCGGCGCCGCCGCTGCCGTGCGCGGTGGCGCGCCGGGGGCCGGGTGCGGTGACGCGCGGGCGGCCGGCTGACGCGGCGGCGTTCATCTCCATCGTTTCGTGCGGACATCATGGCCGGTTATCATCTCCGGCCGCGGGGAATCATAACTGATGGCGAAAGCGAACACGCGAAAACAGGGGCGTCGGCGATGGCTGTGGCTCCTGGTTCCCGTAGTCCTTATCGGCCTGCCGGCGGGCGCCGGTTGGTGGTACTTGCAGCATCTCGGCCTGCGACCCGGCGGCCAGATGATGGGTATGTTCCGTCCGCCCTTCCACGGCCTCAAGCGGGTCAACGTGCTTATCCTCGGGGTGGACAACGATGCCGACGCACCCCGCTCCGACACCATCATGGTCGCCGCCCTCGACCTGTCGCAGCGCACCATCGGCATCCTATCGGTGCCGCGCGATTTCAGGGTCGCCATTCCCGGGCACGACGCCAAGAAGATCAACGCGGCTTACACTCTGGGCGGCGCCGCCCTCACCGACCAGGCGGTCGAAGCGCTGACCGGCGTGCGCAGCGACTATCATGTCACGGTCGCCTCCGGCGGTCTCGCGCGCCTGGTGGACGCCCTGGGGGGGGTCGAGATAGACGTGGACAAGCGGATGTATTACCGCGACCGCCGGGGGGGGCTGCTCATCAACCTGCGTCCCGGTCTGCAGCGCCTCAACGGCGAGCAGGCGGTGGGATACGTGCGCTATCGCCACGACGCCATGGGCGACCTGACGCGCATCCGCCGCCAGCAGTTGTTCGTCCGCGCCCTGACGCGAGAGGCGTTCGCCCCGCGCAACCTGGCGCGCCTGCCGCGGCTGCTCAAGGTGGTCTCGGAGGCGGTGGAGACCGATCTCACGATCCGGGACTTGGAGGCGATGGCCGACCTCGGCAAGACGATAGATCCCGAGCACATCAAGGCGCGCACGCTCCCGGGCACCCCCATCACCGTCGCCGGCATCAGCTACCTCGAGCCCGACTACCAGGAGCTGTCGCACGTGGTGAAGGAAGTGCTCTACGGCGCGCGGCCGCGGGTGGCCATCATCAACGCCACCGAGGTGCCGGGCGTCGAGCGCGGCCTCGTGCGGCGCCTCGGCGCCGAGGAATACGAGGTCACGGAGGTGCGAATCGCCAACTACGCGGCGGCGACCTCGGAGGTCATTGATCGCGCTGACCACGAGCAGGAGGCGGCTGAGATTCGGGGCTGGCTCGAGTGCGGCAAGGTGATCCAGGCGCCGGGCGAAGCGATCGCCGGGGCGGACATCACGGTGCTGCTCGGCACTGACTATATTGGCAAGTAAGAGGACGAGGACGGCGGCGCCGGGCTCTGCGGTTCCGGTGCGCCCGGCCGTCGGGGCGCGGCTGCGCAGTTCGCGCCAGAAAGCGCTGCTCGCCGCCCGCACCGTCGCCGACAGGAAGGCGCAGGACACGGTCATCCTCGACCTGCGCAAGCTGACGGTGATCGCCGACTACTTCGTGATCTGCAGCGGCGTCTCCGAGACGCACGTGCGCGCCTTGGCCGAGGAGCTGCTGCGGCAGCTCGCAGCGCACGGCCTGCAGCACATCGCCGCCCAAGGGGTGAGCGACGGCCGCTGGGCGCTGGTTGATCTCGGCGATGTGATCGTTCATATCTTCATGCAATTCGAGCGCGAGTTTTATGACCTCGAGGGTCTCTGGGGGGAGGCACCGACTCTGGCGGTCGCGTGATCGTCCGCCGCGGCCGAGGTCGTGAGCATGGATGACATGGCGCAACTCACCCCGGACCAGCGTCCGCTCGCGGCGCGCATTGACACGCTGCTTGCGGATGCCAATCGCCTGCGCGCGCGCGGCGATTTCGAGGCCGCCGAGAAGCGCTGCCGCGAGGCGCTGCTGCTGGCGCCCGGCAACGCCCCGGCGCACGAGCTGCTGGGCGACCTCTTCTACCAGCGGCGGCGGGGCGACGCCGCCATTGACCATTACCGACTGGCGCGTGCCGCCGATCCCCAGCGCGCGATCCTGGAAGACAAGATCGGCCGCGCCAGCCTGCTTATCGCCGAGGCCCACATCATGCGCGTGCGCGCCGAGGAGCTGCTGGCGGGCAAGCGCAACCAGATCCCCCGGCGCCCCGGGGTATCGGCGGTACTGTCCCTGGTGATGCCCGGTTTCGGGCAGATCTACAACGGGGAATACCTCAAGGGAGCGGCGATCGTCTGCGTGTGGCTGATGCTGATGCTCGGCATGGGCGCCTCCGCCCTGGGATCGCTGCAGGGCAGCCCCCGCGGGGACTTCTCGTCGTTCGACCTCGGCGCCGTGCTCGGCGTGTTCTTCTCTCCACCCGCGCTGTGGTGGATGCTGCCCACCACGGCGTTGTGGCTCTACTCGATCACGGAGGCGGCGCTGCGCGCCGCCAAGACTATGACCGCGCCCGAGGATCTGGCATGAGGAGGTCGCCGTGAAACGCCTGGCTGCCGCGACCGCGGGAGAGAGCATCCCGCTGCCCCCCGGGGCGACGGACGGCCGCGTATCGCTGGAACAGGCGGTCGCGCGCCGGCGCTCTTGCCGCCGCTTCGCGCCCGACCCGCTGACAGTGGAG
Encoded here:
- the rsfS gene encoding ribosome silencing factor, yielding MRPAVGARLRSSRQKALLAARTVADRKAQDTVILDLRKLTVIADYFVICSGVSETHVRALAEELLRQLAAHGLQHIAAQGVSDGRWALVDLGDVIVHIFMQFEREFYDLEGLWGEAPTLAVA
- a CDS encoding LCP family protein — protein: MAKANTRKQGRRRWLWLLVPVVLIGLPAGAGWWYLQHLGLRPGGQMMGMFRPPFHGLKRVNVLILGVDNDADAPRSDTIMVAALDLSQRTIGILSVPRDFRVAIPGHDAKKINAAYTLGGAALTDQAVEALTGVRSDYHVTVASGGLARLVDALGGVEIDVDKRMYYRDRRGGLLINLRPGLQRLNGEQAVGYVRYRHDAMGDLTRIRRQQLFVRALTREAFAPRNLARLPRLLKVVSEAVETDLTIRDLEAMADLGKTIDPEHIKARTLPGTPITVAGISYLEPDYQELSHVVKEVLYGARPRVAIINATEVPGVERGLVRRLGAEEYEVTEVRIANYAAATSEVIDRADHEQEAAEIRGWLECGKVIQAPGEAIAGADITVLLGTDYIGK
- a CDS encoding glutamate-5-semialdehyde dehydrogenase, giving the protein MTDARPEVIRKAQAARAAAAEMAACSTAVKDRVLHAMADALIERRQYILDANSADVRAAREAGLAQPLVDRLLLSEKRIAAMAEGLREVAALPDPVGEVIAGGRRPNGLLILKVRVPLGVVGMIYESRPNVTVDAAGLCVKAGNVVILRGGSEALQSNAALVRVIGEAAHGAGAPAHAMQLIETPDRAAAQELMRLNQYVDVLIPRGGAGLIRAVVDHATVPAIETGVGNCHVYVDESADLEMAQAIVVNAKCQRPGVCNAAETLLVHRAVAEDFLRRVGPRLVEHGVELRGCPVTRGILPDAAAATETDWATEYLDLILAVRVVESLEQALDHIAAHGTKHSEAIITRDYARAERFCAAVDAAAVYVNASTRFTDGGEFGLGAEIGISTQKLHARGPMGLRELTTYKYVIHGAGQIRS
- a CDS encoding RNA-binding protein, with product MAVTLYVGNLPWSLTEDELAEAFAAVGRVQAARIITDRESGRSRGFGFVDLDDENAARAIQAMDGFELKGRRLIVNEAHPRPERL
- the nadD gene encoding nicotinate-nucleotide adenylyltransferase, whose protein sequence is MTRLGVMGGTFDPIHYGHLVAAEEARAQLGLEGVTFVPCRQPPHKKDYRVTDAEHRYAMTLAATCDHPRFTASRIELERPGPSYTIDTLRRLQREHPTAELFFITGADAVRELLTWREPQELAALCRLVAVTRPGYDLGGLERALGELARQVRALEAPGVNVSSTDIRARVARGWSLRYLTPPAVETYIAKHGLYRGDDAEPNRKGGE